The following are encoded in a window of Rissa tridactyla isolate bRisTri1 chromosome 3, bRisTri1.patW.cur.20221130, whole genome shotgun sequence genomic DNA:
- the NT5E gene encoding 5'-nucleotidase isoform X1, translated as MARRAGALWLCAAAVLCAAAGAAELRLALLHTNDVHGRVEAQGEGTRSCAGAERAAGCFGGVARRAARVAAARAAHRNVLLLDAGDQYQGTVWFSRFKGREAVHFMNLLRYDAMALGNHEFDEGVSGLLDPLLENANFTILSANIKGKTPLGNKMMKYVNPFKIVHFDSESVGIVGYTTKETSFLSQPGDDVIFEDEIEALQLQVNKLTAMGVNKIIALGHSGFTVDKNIAQKVKGVDVVIGGHTNTFLYTGTPPSTEKPSGSYPHMVDSDDGRKVPVVQAYAYGKYLGYLNVTFDKNGNVVEAVGNPILLDSSVPEDEHIKEEVEKWRKDLGNYSEEIGKTSVYLNGTNQACRFQECNMGNLLCDAALYENVVRPDKKSWNHVSMCILNGGGIRSPIDEQSTNGSITVEDLLSVLPFGGRFDLVRLKGSTLKEAFEHSVHRYGRGSGELLQVGGIHVVYDLSRASGSRVVSLEVLCTACRVPAYVPLQMDEIYNVTLPSYMLFGGDGYHMLKDKNLGYSKGEPDIDVVSRYLQRMKRVYPAVEGRIKFSCGSLIEASLTLVSVLLTLTCLHT; from the exons ATGGCGCGTCGTGCGGGCGCGCTGTGGCTGTGCGCGGCGGCGGTGCtgtgcgcggcggcgggggcggcggagcTGCGGCTGGCCCTGCTGCACACCAACGACGTGCACGGGCGGGTGGAAGCGCAGGGCGAGGGGACGCGGAGCtgcgcgggcgcggagcgggcggcgggctgCTTCGGCGGCGtggcgcggcgggcggcgcgggtgGCGGCGGCGCGGGCCGCGCACCGCAACGTGCTGCTGCTGGACGCCGGGGACCAGTACCAGGGCACGGTGTGGTTCTCCCGCTTCAAGGGCCGGGAGGCAGTCCACTTCATGAACCTCCTGCGCTACGATGCCATG GCTTTGGGGAACCATGAGTTTGATGAAGGTGTGAGCGGATTGTTGGATCCTCTTCTTGAAAATGCTAATTTTACAATCCTGAGTGCAAACATTAAGGGGAAAACCCCACTAGGgaacaaaatgatgaaatacgTTAATCCTTTTAAAATAGTACATTTTGACTCAGAATCAGTAGGAATTGTTGGCTACACTACAaaggaaacttcttttctttcacagccAG gggatgATGTAATCTTTGAAGATGAAATTGAAGCATTGCAACTACAAGTGAATAAACTTACAGCTATGGGAGTGAACAAAATAATTGCACTAGGACATTCTGGTTTCACTGTGGACAAAAATATTGCCCAAAAAGTGAAAGGAGTGGATGTTGTAATTGGAGGACATACAAACACATTTCTCTATACAG GCACCCCACCCTCTACTGAAAAGCCAAGTGGCTCCTATCCACACATGGTCGACTCCGATGATGGGAGGAAGGTGCCAGTTGTACAGGCTTACGCTTATGGAAAATATCTCGGTTACTTAAACGTTACATTTGACAAGAACGGAAATGTGGTGGAAGCAGTTGGAAACCCCATTCTGCTGGACAGCAGTGTTCCTGAAG ATGAGCACATTAAAGAAGAAGTGGAAAAATGGAGGAAAGACCTGGGGAATTATTCGGAAGAGATTGGAAAAACTAGTGTTTACCTGAACGGTACAAACCAAGCGTGCCGTTTCCAAGAATGTAACATGGGAAATTTGCTTTGTGATGCCGCG CTTTATGAGAATGTCGTACGTCCGGATAAAAAGTCGTGGAACCACGTATCAATGTGCATCCTGAATGGAGGTGGGATACGGTCACCCATTGATGAACAGAGCACTAATG GTAGCATTACTGTGGAAGATCTGCTGTCTGTTTTGCCATTTGGAGGTCGTTTTGATTTGGTAAGGTTAAAAGGCTCCACTCTGAAGGAAGCTTTTGAGCACAGCGTGCACAGATACGGAAGAGGAAGCGGAGAGCTGCTGCAGGTTGGAG GCATCCACGTGGTCTACGATCTCTCCAGAGCCTCGGGCAGCAGAGTTGTTAGCTTAGAAGTGCTTTGCACAGCCTGCCGAGTCCCAGCCTACGTCCCGCTCCAGATGGATGAAATATATAACGTCACTCTTCCGTCCTATATGTTATTTGGAGGAGATGGCTATCATATGCTGAAAGACAAAAATCTGGGATACAGTAAAG gcgAACCTGATATTGACGTTGTTTCCCGTTACCTCCAGAGAATGAAGAGAGTTTACCCAGCAGTTGAAGGTCGAATAAAGTTTTCTTGCGGCAGTCTGATTGAAGCAAGTCTTACCCTGGTTTCTGTACTGCTCACTTTAACGTGCTTGCATACTTGA
- the NT5E gene encoding 5'-nucleotidase isoform X3, with the protein MSQALGNHEFDEGVSGLLDPLLENANFTILSANIKGKTPLGNKMMKYVNPFKIVHFDSESVGIVGYTTKETSFLSQPGDDVIFEDEIEALQLQVNKLTAMGVNKIIALGHSGFTVDKNIAQKVKGVDVVIGGHTNTFLYTGTPPSTEKPSGSYPHMVDSDDGRKVPVVQAYAYGKYLGYLNVTFDKNGNVVEAVGNPILLDSSVPEDEHIKEEVEKWRKDLGNYSEEIGKTSVYLNGTNQACRFQECNMGNLLCDAALYENVVRPDKKSWNHVSMCILNGGGIRSPIDEQSTNGSITVEDLLSVLPFGGRFDLVRLKGSTLKEAFEHSVHRYGRGSGELLQVGGIHVVYDLSRASGSRVVSLEVLCTACRVPAYVPLQMDEIYNVTLPSYMLFGGDGYHMLKDKNLGYSKGEPDIDVVSRYLQRMKRVYPAVEGRIKFSCGSLIEASLTLVSVLLTLTCLHT; encoded by the exons ATGTCCCAG GCTTTGGGGAACCATGAGTTTGATGAAGGTGTGAGCGGATTGTTGGATCCTCTTCTTGAAAATGCTAATTTTACAATCCTGAGTGCAAACATTAAGGGGAAAACCCCACTAGGgaacaaaatgatgaaatacgTTAATCCTTTTAAAATAGTACATTTTGACTCAGAATCAGTAGGAATTGTTGGCTACACTACAaaggaaacttcttttctttcacagccAG gggatgATGTAATCTTTGAAGATGAAATTGAAGCATTGCAACTACAAGTGAATAAACTTACAGCTATGGGAGTGAACAAAATAATTGCACTAGGACATTCTGGTTTCACTGTGGACAAAAATATTGCCCAAAAAGTGAAAGGAGTGGATGTTGTAATTGGAGGACATACAAACACATTTCTCTATACAG GCACCCCACCCTCTACTGAAAAGCCAAGTGGCTCCTATCCACACATGGTCGACTCCGATGATGGGAGGAAGGTGCCAGTTGTACAGGCTTACGCTTATGGAAAATATCTCGGTTACTTAAACGTTACATTTGACAAGAACGGAAATGTGGTGGAAGCAGTTGGAAACCCCATTCTGCTGGACAGCAGTGTTCCTGAAG ATGAGCACATTAAAGAAGAAGTGGAAAAATGGAGGAAAGACCTGGGGAATTATTCGGAAGAGATTGGAAAAACTAGTGTTTACCTGAACGGTACAAACCAAGCGTGCCGTTTCCAAGAATGTAACATGGGAAATTTGCTTTGTGATGCCGCG CTTTATGAGAATGTCGTACGTCCGGATAAAAAGTCGTGGAACCACGTATCAATGTGCATCCTGAATGGAGGTGGGATACGGTCACCCATTGATGAACAGAGCACTAATG GTAGCATTACTGTGGAAGATCTGCTGTCTGTTTTGCCATTTGGAGGTCGTTTTGATTTGGTAAGGTTAAAAGGCTCCACTCTGAAGGAAGCTTTTGAGCACAGCGTGCACAGATACGGAAGAGGAAGCGGAGAGCTGCTGCAGGTTGGAG GCATCCACGTGGTCTACGATCTCTCCAGAGCCTCGGGCAGCAGAGTTGTTAGCTTAGAAGTGCTTTGCACAGCCTGCCGAGTCCCAGCCTACGTCCCGCTCCAGATGGATGAAATATATAACGTCACTCTTCCGTCCTATATGTTATTTGGAGGAGATGGCTATCATATGCTGAAAGACAAAAATCTGGGATACAGTAAAG gcgAACCTGATATTGACGTTGTTTCCCGTTACCTCCAGAGAATGAAGAGAGTTTACCCAGCAGTTGAAGGTCGAATAAAGTTTTCTTGCGGCAGTCTGATTGAAGCAAGTCTTACCCTGGTTTCTGTACTGCTCACTTTAACGTGCTTGCATACTTGA
- the NT5E gene encoding 5'-nucleotidase isoform X2, with product MARRAGALWLCAAAVLCAAAGAAELRLALLHTNDVHGRVEAQGEGTRSCAGAERAAGCFGGVARRAARVAAARAAHRNVLLLDAGDQYQGTVWFSRFKGREAVHFMNLLRYDAMALGNHEFDEGVSGLLDPLLENANFTILSANIKGKTPLGNKMMKYVNPFKIVHFDSESVGIVGYTTKETSFLSQPGDDVIFEDEIEALQLQVNKLTAMGVNKIIALGHSGFTVDKNIAQKVKGVDVVIGGHTNTFLYTGTPPSTEKPSGSYPHMVDSDDGRKVPVVQAYAYGKYLGYLNVTFDKNGNVVEAVGNPILLDSSVPEDEHIKEEVEKWRKDLGNYSEEIGKTSVYLNGTNQACRFQECNMGNLLCDAALYENVVRPDKKSWNHVSMCILNGGGIRSPIDEQSTNGSITVEDLLSVLPFGGRFDLVRLKGSTLKEAFEHSVHRYGRGSGELLQVGGIHVVYDLSRASGSRVVSLEVLCTACRVPAYVPLQMDEIYNVTLPSYMLFGGDGYHMLKDKNLGYSKENEESLPSS from the exons ATGGCGCGTCGTGCGGGCGCGCTGTGGCTGTGCGCGGCGGCGGTGCtgtgcgcggcggcgggggcggcggagcTGCGGCTGGCCCTGCTGCACACCAACGACGTGCACGGGCGGGTGGAAGCGCAGGGCGAGGGGACGCGGAGCtgcgcgggcgcggagcgggcggcgggctgCTTCGGCGGCGtggcgcggcgggcggcgcgggtgGCGGCGGCGCGGGCCGCGCACCGCAACGTGCTGCTGCTGGACGCCGGGGACCAGTACCAGGGCACGGTGTGGTTCTCCCGCTTCAAGGGCCGGGAGGCAGTCCACTTCATGAACCTCCTGCGCTACGATGCCATG GCTTTGGGGAACCATGAGTTTGATGAAGGTGTGAGCGGATTGTTGGATCCTCTTCTTGAAAATGCTAATTTTACAATCCTGAGTGCAAACATTAAGGGGAAAACCCCACTAGGgaacaaaatgatgaaatacgTTAATCCTTTTAAAATAGTACATTTTGACTCAGAATCAGTAGGAATTGTTGGCTACACTACAaaggaaacttcttttctttcacagccAG gggatgATGTAATCTTTGAAGATGAAATTGAAGCATTGCAACTACAAGTGAATAAACTTACAGCTATGGGAGTGAACAAAATAATTGCACTAGGACATTCTGGTTTCACTGTGGACAAAAATATTGCCCAAAAAGTGAAAGGAGTGGATGTTGTAATTGGAGGACATACAAACACATTTCTCTATACAG GCACCCCACCCTCTACTGAAAAGCCAAGTGGCTCCTATCCACACATGGTCGACTCCGATGATGGGAGGAAGGTGCCAGTTGTACAGGCTTACGCTTATGGAAAATATCTCGGTTACTTAAACGTTACATTTGACAAGAACGGAAATGTGGTGGAAGCAGTTGGAAACCCCATTCTGCTGGACAGCAGTGTTCCTGAAG ATGAGCACATTAAAGAAGAAGTGGAAAAATGGAGGAAAGACCTGGGGAATTATTCGGAAGAGATTGGAAAAACTAGTGTTTACCTGAACGGTACAAACCAAGCGTGCCGTTTCCAAGAATGTAACATGGGAAATTTGCTTTGTGATGCCGCG CTTTATGAGAATGTCGTACGTCCGGATAAAAAGTCGTGGAACCACGTATCAATGTGCATCCTGAATGGAGGTGGGATACGGTCACCCATTGATGAACAGAGCACTAATG GTAGCATTACTGTGGAAGATCTGCTGTCTGTTTTGCCATTTGGAGGTCGTTTTGATTTGGTAAGGTTAAAAGGCTCCACTCTGAAGGAAGCTTTTGAGCACAGCGTGCACAGATACGGAAGAGGAAGCGGAGAGCTGCTGCAGGTTGGAG GCATCCACGTGGTCTACGATCTCTCCAGAGCCTCGGGCAGCAGAGTTGTTAGCTTAGAAGTGCTTTGCACAGCCTGCCGAGTCCCAGCCTACGTCCCGCTCCAGATGGATGAAATATATAACGTCACTCTTCCGTCCTATATGTTATTTGGAGGAGATGGCTATCATATGCTGAAAGACAAAAATCTGGGATACAGTAAAG AGAATGAAGAGAGTTTACCCAGCAGTTGA